One part of the Treponema peruense genome encodes these proteins:
- a CDS encoding SLBB domain-containing protein, protein MACFKSASKKYALFALISLFFLNQAFCYDLLSSSDTVRSSSVNAASSGDKKASVQALSAAAADLADPRLALSNDEYPVTAGDVYTLAFVASKTPVSYTLTIDPDYSVRVANLGIIKDCEGLTYRALKKQVVELVGKNFPLSAVQFVLTSPAVFMVSLTGDVDKSCEYKAWALSRLSSILKGHLLDCSSVRNVRVVSSSGKANVYDLFEAVRNGDFSNDPYLRPGDRIEVLHAKRQVTVQGEVERPGRYELLDGENLKALVEKYGDGLTPTADTSRISLFRTYKKENSGETEYIPAESIEKDLALENFDVINIRSYLEIKPGIFVTGAINLGTEGDTSLEGMSKLSVRFNDGMLYYDLVRQNLNLFSPLSDLENAYIIREVSDSGEEVRIPINLSKILFDSSFRSTEQVKNGDTLLIPFKQFFVTVSGAVPSPGRYPYIPDRDVNYYIGLAGGIDSYRNSFKKITVVGLDGKKLDANSPIVPECNIQVEENSVWYKWTRVSGGVTAILSAISTAISILAVTGVIGN, encoded by the coding sequence ATGGCTTGTTTTAAATCAGCTTCAAAAAAATATGCACTTTTTGCATTGATTTCCCTCTTTTTTCTGAATCAGGCTTTTTGTTATGATTTGTTGTCTTCTTCAGATACTGTAAGATCTTCTTCGGTCAACGCGGCTTCTTCTGGTGATAAAAAAGCTTCTGTCCAGGCACTTTCTGCTGCGGCCGCCGATCTTGCAGACCCGCGTCTTGCACTTTCAAACGATGAATACCCTGTTACAGCAGGCGATGTATACACACTTGCCTTTGTTGCTTCAAAAACTCCCGTTTCCTATACCCTTACGATTGACCCCGACTATTCCGTACGCGTTGCAAACCTCGGTATTATAAAAGACTGCGAGGGGCTTACTTACCGGGCTCTTAAAAAACAGGTCGTGGAACTTGTAGGCAAAAACTTTCCTTTGAGCGCCGTTCAGTTTGTTCTGACCAGTCCTGCCGTGTTTATGGTTTCGCTTACCGGGGACGTAGACAAGTCCTGCGAATACAAAGCGTGGGCTCTTTCGCGGCTTTCTTCTATATTAAAGGGACATCTTCTTGACTGTTCATCCGTACGAAACGTACGCGTGGTTTCTTCTTCGGGAAAGGCAAACGTTTACGATCTGTTTGAAGCCGTACGCAATGGTGACTTTTCAAACGATCCGTATTTAAGGCCCGGTGACAGAATAGAAGTTCTCCATGCAAAGAGGCAGGTGACTGTTCAGGGTGAAGTTGAGCGCCCCGGAAGATATGAACTTTTGGACGGTGAAAACCTCAAAGCTCTGGTAGAAAAATACGGTGACGGGCTTACACCCACTGCTGATACTTCCAGAATAAGCCTTTTCAGAACATACAAAAAGGAAAATTCCGGCGAAACAGAATATATTCCGGCCGAATCAATAGAAAAGGATCTTGCCCTTGAGAATTTTGACGTTATAAATATCAGAAGCTACCTTGAGATAAAACCGGGAATTTTTGTTACCGGTGCAATAAACTTAGGTACTGAAGGCGACACTTCCCTTGAAGGAATGTCCAAGCTGAGCGTTCGGTTTAATGATGGAATGCTTTATTATGACCTTGTAAGACAGAATTTAAATCTTTTTTCACCGCTTTCTGACCTTGAAAATGCCTATATAATAAGGGAAGTTTCTGATTCCGGCGAAGAAGTACGCATTCCAATCAATCTTTCAAAAATACTTTTTGACTCTTCCTTCAGAAGCACCGAACAGGTAAAAAACGGTGATACGCTTCTGATTCCGTTCAAGCAGTTCTTTGTTACGGTTTCTGGCGCTGTTCCTTCTCCCGGCCGCTATCCTTATATTCCTGACAGGGATGTTAACTATTATATAGGTCTTGCCGGCGGAATTGACTCTTACAGGAACAGTTTCAAAAAAATTACTGTAGTGGGTCTTGACGGAAAAAAACTAGACGCAAACAGTCCTATTGTTCCTGAATGCAATATCCAGGTTGAAGAAAATTCAGTCTGGTATAAATGGACCAGAGTTTCAGGCGGCGTAACAGCTATTCTGAGCGCAATTTCTACAGCCATTTCTATTCTTGCGGTTACCGGTGTTATTGGAAACTGA
- the gltX gene encoding glutamate--tRNA ligase → MSDEVRVRYAPSPTGMQHIGGVRTALFNYLYARSRGGKFILRLEDTDRTRYDEKYVKNLYDTMAWLGIDWDEGGDKGGEYGPYVQSERFELYKKYAMELVEKGEAYYCFCDSERLERIRKIQTENKLPPGYDRNCRHLTAEEVSANLAAGKPYVIRLKVPLEGETKFHDHLLGDIVWKNEDISPDPILLKSDGFPTYHLANIVDDHLMHITHVMRAQEWIPSTPLHVQMYRSFGWQHPEFCHLPMVNGSDGKKLSKRHGSTSLNEFRARGYLPQAIVNYVALLGCSYEDGRDMYTLSELAAGFKLEHLNKAPAVFDYKKLEWYNGQYIRALTDEELYKWTLPFITGTGDAALEINPDNPQPKPKVGPEYSGVALGEDGEPYCTDSSMGMTSADVKKHLLELMPLIKERLHFLTDAAEMVRFLFTEPVVPPKTDIIPKKLDEAKTREVLEKSVSFIESLPSLDHEAAEALAKKDAEELGIKLGDFMMPIRLAVTGSRVSPPLIGSILILGVDKAVARVNKTLETF, encoded by the coding sequence ATGTCAGATGAAGTAAGAGTCAGATATGCGCCTTCTCCGACGGGAATGCAGCACATTGGCGGTGTCAGAACTGCCCTTTTCAATTATCTTTATGCCCGTTCCCGCGGCGGTAAATTTATACTGCGTCTTGAAGACACAGACAGAACGCGCTATGACGAAAAATACGTAAAGAATCTGTACGACACAATGGCCTGGCTTGGAATAGACTGGGACGAAGGCGGTGACAAAGGCGGCGAATACGGTCCGTACGTTCAGAGCGAGCGTTTTGAACTTTACAAAAAGTACGCAATGGAACTTGTAGAAAAGGGTGAAGCCTATTACTGCTTTTGCGATTCAGAGCGTCTTGAAAGAATACGCAAGATACAGACAGAAAACAAACTTCCGCCGGGATACGACCGCAACTGCCGCCATCTTACTGCAGAAGAAGTAAGCGCAAATCTCGCCGCAGGAAAACCTTATGTAATAAGACTCAAGGTTCCACTTGAAGGCGAGACAAAATTCCACGATCATCTTCTTGGTGACATTGTGTGGAAAAACGAAGATATTTCTCCCGATCCTATTCTTCTCAAGTCTGACGGATTCCCCACTTACCATCTGGCAAATATTGTTGATGATCATCTTATGCACATAACACACGTAATGCGTGCACAGGAATGGATTCCGTCTACACCGCTTCACGTTCAGATGTACCGTTCGTTCGGCTGGCAGCATCCTGAATTCTGCCATCTGCCTATGGTTAACGGAAGCGACGGAAAGAAGCTTTCAAAGCGCCACGGTTCTACGAGCCTCAATGAATTCCGCGCAAGAGGATATCTTCCGCAGGCTATCGTAAATTACGTTGCACTTCTGGGCTGCTCTTATGAAGACGGCCGCGATATGTATACGCTTTCTGAACTTGCAGCCGGATTCAAACTGGAGCATCTTAACAAGGCTCCTGCTGTTTTTGACTACAAAAAGCTTGAGTGGTACAACGGCCAGTATATTCGCGCGCTTACCGACGAAGAACTTTACAAGTGGACTCTTCCTTTTATTACGGGAACAGGAGACGCTGCGCTTGAAATAAACCCAGATAACCCGCAGCCAAAGCCAAAGGTCGGGCCTGAATATTCCGGCGTCGCTCTTGGTGAAGACGGTGAGCCTTACTGCACAGATTCATCCATGGGAATGACTTCTGCTGACGTAAAGAAGCATCTTCTTGAACTTATGCCTCTTATCAAGGAAAGACTGCACTTTCTTACCGATGCTGCCGAGATGGTGCGCTTTTTGTTTACAGAGCCGGTCGTTCCGCCAAAGACAGACATTATTCCAAAGAAGCTGGACGAAGCAAAGACACGCGAAGTTCTTGAAAAGTCGGTTTCATTTATAGAAAGTCTGCCTTCTCTTGACCACGAAGCCGCAGAAGCATTGGCAAAAAAGGATGCCGAAGAACTTGGAATAAAGCTTGGTGACTTTATGATGCCGATAAGACTTGCCGTAACAGGAAGCAGGGTTTCGCCGCCTCTTATAGGTTCTATTCTTATCCTTGGAGTAGACAAGGCTGTTGCAAGGGTAAATAAAACTCTGGAAACTTTCTAA
- the argJ gene encoding bifunctional glutamate N-acetyltransferase/amino-acid acetyltransferase ArgJ, giving the protein MQFIDGGVTAPQGFTANGMLCGIKAGRTKNDTALIYSEKPCSAAGMFTQNRVKAECVKLTKKNIADGIMQAAVANSGNANACTGEQGAQSALRTAKAAASVLGIAPENVIVCSTGVIGQQLPVEKIESHMAELAAGLSKKGHEQARTAIMTTDTHYKECAVLTEIGGKQVHIGAMCKGSGMIHINLGTMLAFITTDCAISSKMLSEALEKSVEKTYNCVSIDGDTSTNDTLTIMANGMAGNAPIESEGADFDAFCSALDAINVQMAKKIAGDGEGASRLIECNVKGACDVKTARALAKSVISSSLVKAAFFGKDANWGRILCAMGYSGEKFDPDGTSVSFASCEKSERYGATDFVGEQKGKRSTIKVFDHGVPLDFDEILAKKILDENEVCIEIECSDGNACGTAWGCDLTYDYVKINGDYRT; this is encoded by the coding sequence ATGCAGTTTATAGACGGAGGAGTTACAGCTCCACAGGGATTTACCGCAAACGGTATGCTTTGCGGAATAAAGGCCGGCCGCACAAAAAATGATACGGCCCTTATTTACAGCGAAAAGCCGTGTTCTGCCGCGGGAATGTTTACGCAGAATCGTGTAAAGGCAGAGTGTGTAAAACTTACAAAAAAAAATATTGCAGACGGAATAATGCAGGCAGCCGTCGCCAACAGCGGTAACGCAAATGCCTGTACCGGGGAGCAGGGTGCGCAGAGTGCACTCAGAACAGCAAAGGCAGCAGCTTCTGTACTTGGCATTGCTCCCGAAAATGTAATTGTCTGTTCTACCGGAGTCATTGGCCAGCAGCTTCCTGTAGAAAAGATTGAGTCCCATATGGCAGAACTTGCAGCAGGTCTTTCAAAAAAAGGACACGAACAGGCACGTACTGCAATCATGACTACCGACACGCATTACAAAGAGTGCGCGGTTCTTACAGAAATCGGAGGTAAGCAGGTGCATATAGGTGCAATGTGCAAAGGCAGCGGAATGATTCACATTAATCTTGGAACCATGCTTGCCTTTATTACAACGGACTGTGCAATTTCTTCAAAGATGCTTTCTGAGGCACTTGAAAAGAGCGTTGAAAAAACATACAACTGTGTTTCAATAGACGGGGACACTTCTACAAACGACACGCTTACCATCATGGCAAACGGAATGGCAGGCAATGCTCCCATAGAAAGTGAAGGTGCAGACTTTGACGCGTTCTGTTCAGCACTGGATGCAATCAACGTTCAGATGGCAAAAAAGATTGCAGGCGACGGCGAAGGTGCATCAAGGCTTATTGAATGCAATGTAAAGGGTGCATGTGATGTAAAGACAGCGCGCGCCCTTGCAAAAAGTGTGATTTCTTCTTCTCTCGTTAAGGCTGCATTTTTTGGAAAAGACGCAAACTGGGGAAGAATACTTTGCGCCATGGGATATTCCGGTGAAAAGTTTGATCCTGACGGAACCAGCGTAAGTTTTGCAAGCTGCGAAAAATCTGAACGCTACGGTGCAACTGACTTTGTGGGCGAACAGAAAGGAAAGCGCAGTACAATAAAAGTTTTTGACCACGGGGTTCCGCTTGATTTTGACGAAATTCTTGCAAAGAAAATTCTTGACGAAAACGAAGTATGCATAGAAATTGAATGCAGCGACGGAAATGCATGTGGAACAGCGTGGGGCTGCGACCTTACATACGATTACGTAAAAATAAACGGAGATTACCGCACATGA
- the argB gene encoding acetylglutamate kinase yields the protein MSEEKILDEDPRLDNEHWAGVLVQALPYFKHWVGKIVVVKYGGNAMLNEELKHDVMEDIVLLSTIGIHVVLVHGGGPEINNMLQRVGKESKFVNGLRYTDGETMDIVQMVLTGKLNKDIVGILLQQGGKAVGLSGVDSGLLRAKKISKDGADLGFVGEVTQVNPEIIQSLLSQGFIPVVSTVALGEEGDTNLYNINADTAAAKIAVALKAEKFVQLTNVPGVLRDINDPKSLLQRIHMSDVDDYIKNGTIAGGMIPKIECCMLARNGGVPRTHIIDGRVPHSLLIEMFSDRGIGTMIY from the coding sequence ATGAGTGAGGAAAAAATACTTGATGAAGATCCAAGACTTGACAACGAGCACTGGGCCGGGGTTTTGGTACAGGCTCTTCCTTATTTTAAGCACTGGGTCGGAAAAATTGTTGTCGTAAAGTACGGCGGAAACGCAATGCTTAACGAAGAACTCAAGCATGATGTAATGGAAGACATTGTTCTTTTGAGCACAATCGGAATCCATGTTGTTCTGGTTCACGGCGGCGGTCCTGAAATTAACAATATGCTTCAGCGTGTGGGAAAAGAAAGTAAATTTGTTAACGGTCTGCGCTATACTGACGGCGAAACAATGGATATCGTGCAGATGGTTCTGACCGGTAAACTCAACAAGGATATAGTCGGTATTCTTCTTCAGCAGGGCGGAAAAGCCGTCGGACTCAGCGGCGTTGATTCTGGTCTTCTGCGTGCAAAAAAAATCAGCAAAGACGGGGCCGATCTTGGTTTTGTAGGGGAAGTTACGCAGGTTAATCCCGAAATAATACAGTCCCTTCTTTCGCAAGGTTTTATTCCGGTTGTTTCGACTGTTGCACTCGGTGAAGAAGGTGACACAAATCTTTACAATATAAATGCAGATACTGCGGCTGCCAAAATTGCGGTTGCACTTAAGGCCGAAAAATTTGTTCAGCTTACGAATGTTCCGGGTGTATTGCGTGATATAAACGATCCCAAGTCTTTGCTCCAGAGAATTCACATGAGCGATGTGGACGACTACATAAAGAACGGTACAATTGCCGGCGGAATGATTCCGAAGATTGAATGCTGTATGCTGGCAAGAAACGGCGGTGTTCCGAGAACCCACATAATTGACGGACGTGTTCCCCATTCACTGCTCATAGAAATGTTCAGCGACAGGGGAATAGGCACGATGATTTATTGA